One Dehalococcoidia bacterium genomic window, ACCTATCTGCGCGACACCGTGGGCCTGGAGCTGACGGCCGACCGCCTCGTGGTCGGCGCCCCCAACGACTATGCGGCCGCCTGGCTCTCCAGCCGCGCTCTGCCCCTGATAACCAGCACCGTCACCCGCGTCCTGGGGCGGCGAGTGGAGGTCACCTTCCGCCTGCACCAGCCTGCGCCTCGTCAGGGCAACGGCACTCAGTCGCTGCTGCGCCCCACCCCGCTGCCCGCCAGCGACCCCAACGCTGGTCGCCTCAACAGCCGTTACACCTTCGACCGGTTCGTGGTAGGGGAGAACACCCGCCTGGCCTACGCCGCCGCCCTGGCCGTGGCCGACAGTCCCGGCGAGCTCTACAACCCCCTCTACATCTTCAGCGGCCCCGGCCTGGGTAAGACCCACCTCTTGCAGGCCATCGCCCATCGCCTGATCTCCCAGGGGCGCCGCGTCCTCTACGTCACGGCCGAGCAGTTCACGTCCGACTTCGTCACTGCCCTGGGGCAGCGACGGGTGGACGACTTCCGTGCCCGCTACTACCAGCTGGACGCCCTGCTGGTGGACGATGTCCATCTCCTCACCGGTAAGGAGCGGACCCAGGAGGAGTTCTACCACACCTTCAACCACGTCTACCTGCAGCGAGGACAGATCGTGCTGGCTGCCGACCGTCCACCCCATGACCTGCTGGGGCTGGATTCCCACCTCCGCTCCCGCTTCGAGGGGGGGCTGGTGGTGGACATCCAGCCGCCGTCGCTGGAGACGAGGCTGGCCATCGTTCAGCGCAAGGCCCAGGAACTGCGCTTCCCTCTGCCCGATGACATCGCTCGCTACCTGGCCGAGCTGTGCACTCGCAGCGTCCGCGAGCTGGAGGGCTACCTGAACCGGGTCGTTGCCTACGCCCGCCTCATCGAGGCACCGGCCATCGACCTGGAAGTGGTGGACAAGGCTCTCGCCGCCCTCTCCCGCAGCAACCCCATCCAGCCGCCGTCGCCCGAGACGGTCATTCGCACGGTGGCCCAGTTCTTCAACGTCCCCCCCAACGCCCTGGCGGGGAAGGGTCGCTCCAAACTCCTGGCCGATGCCCGCCACATAGCCATGTATCTCCTCAGGGAGCAGTGCCAGCTCTCCCTGAAAGACATCGGCCGCCTGTTCGGCAACCGTGACCACTCCACCGTCATCCACGCCCTGTCCAAGATAGAGTCGCTCCTGCGCACCGATCCCCTCCTGCGCCGACAGGTGGCCGAGATACGCTCCCTCCTGTCCCTGGGCCTGAGCCAGGCCACCGCATAGTCACACCCGTTCCGCCCTCTCTCCACGCGCCCTCACCAACGTGGCCCTATCCCCTTTCCACCCTTCCCACTCCCACACCATCACCACCGCCAGTACCCCAACACCCTCGCCCTATAATGACTGGTGAGATGATTGACAGAGCGCGGATATGGGTAAAAGCGGGAGACGGGGGAAACGGGTGCGTTTCCTTCCGGCGGGAGAAGTTCGTGCCGCGCGGAGGCCCCGACGGAGGCAACGGGGGCAAGGGGGGCGATGTCTATCTCGTGGCAGACCCCCACCTACGCACCCTTTACGGCGTGGCGAGGCAGCACCGGTTCGAGGCGGAGCGGGGACAGCACGGCCGCGGAGGAGGGATGGACGGCCGGGGCGGGGCCGACCTGTACGTGCGAGTCCCGGTGGGGACACAGGTGCGCAGGGTGGAAAGGGACGGCACTTTGACGCTGGTGGGGGACCTGGACCGGCCGGGAAAGGCGATCCTGGTGGCTAGGGGAGGACGGGGAGGCCTCGGCAACGCTGCTTTCGCCACTCCCACGAGGCGTGCCCCGCGGTTCGCGCAGAGAGGCGAGCCGGGAGAAGAGTGGCAGCTGGTGCTGGACCTGAAGCTGCTGGCCGATGTGGGAATCGTGGGGATGCCCAACGCCGGAAAATCCACCCTCCTTGCGGCCGTCACCGCTGCCCGCCCCAAGATCGCTGACTATCCCTTCACCACCCTCGAGCCGGAGCTGGGGGTGGCGGAAGTGGACGGCCGGGAGATCGTGCTGGCGGATATTCCCGGCCTGATAGAAGGGGCGCATCGCGGTCGGGGCCTCGGGCTGGAGTTCCTGCGGCACGTGGAGAGGACGCGGGTGCTGGTGCACCTGGTGGACGGGGCGCGGCCCGACCCCGTGGCCGATATGAAGACCGTGAACCGAGAGCTGGGGGAGGCCCCAGGCGACCTCCTCGCCAAGCCGCAGGTGGTGGCCATCAACAAGATAGACCTGCCGGAGGTGCGGGCGCGCCTCCCGGCCCTCGCAGACGCCTTTCGCAGGGAGGGGATCGAGACGCTCCCCGTCTCGGCAGCGACGGGCGAGGGGACGAAGGAGCTCCTGCGGGCAGTGATCCGTCGGCTGCCGCCGAAGGAGGAGAGGGAGACGGTGGAGCACGAGGCGATGCCTGCGCCCATAGGGCCCCGCTTCCGGGTGCGGCGGAGCGATGGGCTGCTGGAGGTAGAGGGTCGGGAGCCTGTATCCCTGGCCTACATGATGCCCCTGGAGGACGATGAGGGGCGGCGCGAGTTCTGGCGACGGATGGCCCGCATGGGGGTGGTCAGGGCCCTACGGCGGGCCGGTGCCCGCCCGGGCGACCGCGTCCGCTTCGGCCATGTGGAGGTGGAGTGGGAAGGTTGAGGGTAGGCGTCCTCGGGGGCACCTTCGACCCCGTGCACTGGGGGCACCTGCTGCTGGCCGAGCAGGCCCGCGACCAGCTCCGCTTGGACAGGGTCCTGTTCGTGCCCGCTGGCCTGCCCTGGCGCAAGCAGG contains:
- the dnaA gene encoding chromosomal replication initiator protein DnaA, with translation MSSEEAARRLWETVLGQLQLQVTRPNYDTYLRDTVGLELTADRLVVGAPNDYAAAWLSSRALPLITSTVTRVLGRRVEVTFRLHQPAPRQGNGTQSLLRPTPLPASDPNAGRLNSRYTFDRFVVGENTRLAYAAALAVADSPGELYNPLYIFSGPGLGKTHLLQAIAHRLISQGRRVLYVTAEQFTSDFVTALGQRRVDDFRARYYQLDALLVDDVHLLTGKERTQEEFYHTFNHVYLQRGQIVLAADRPPHDLLGLDSHLRSRFEGGLVVDIQPPSLETRLAIVQRKAQELRFPLPDDIARYLAELCTRSVRELEGYLNRVVAYARLIEAPAIDLEVVDKALAALSRSNPIQPPSPETVIRTVAQFFNVPPNALAGKGRSKLLADARHIAMYLLREQCQLSLKDIGRLFGNRDHSTVIHALSKIESLLRTDPLLRRQVAEIRSLLSLGLSQATA
- the obgE gene encoding GTPase ObgE — translated: MIDRARIWVKAGDGGNGCVSFRREKFVPRGGPDGGNGGKGGDVYLVADPHLRTLYGVARQHRFEAERGQHGRGGGMDGRGGADLYVRVPVGTQVRRVERDGTLTLVGDLDRPGKAILVARGGRGGLGNAAFATPTRRAPRFAQRGEPGEEWQLVLDLKLLADVGIVGMPNAGKSTLLAAVTAARPKIADYPFTTLEPELGVAEVDGREIVLADIPGLIEGAHRGRGLGLEFLRHVERTRVLVHLVDGARPDPVADMKTVNRELGEAPGDLLAKPQVVAINKIDLPEVRARLPALADAFRREGIETLPVSAATGEGTKELLRAVIRRLPPKEERETVEHEAMPAPIGPRFRVRRSDGLLEVEGREPVSLAYMMPLEDDEGRREFWRRMARMGVVRALRRAGARPGDRVRFGHVEVEWEG